From one Streptomyces sp. N50 genomic stretch:
- a CDS encoding cytochrome bc complex cytochrome b subunit: MTTTPDPSRGERVADWFDGRLGIHTLGKQYLRKVFPDHWSFLLGEICLYSFVVLILTGVYLTLFFHPSMNEVTYHGSYVPLNGIRMSDAYASTLHLSFDVRGGLLVRQLHHWAALVFIAAMLTHMMRHFFTGSFRKPRELNWLFGWTLLFLGLFEGLFGYSLPDDLLSGTGMRFVDGALLSVPIVGTYLSMFLFGGEYPGHDIVSRFYSLHVLLIPGIMAALVVVHVLLVVYHKHTQFAGPGRTERNVVGAPFMPVYLAKAGGFFFLVFGALTVLAAVASINPVWSYGPYRADQVSTGAQPDWYLGFAEGLVRVMPGWEVTFWGHTLVLGLLIPIIVFPLLLVLIGVYPFLESWRTGDKREHHLLDRPRNRPTRTGIGVAWISLYLILLAGGGNDIVATRLHLSINTVTWAVRVAVFVVPALAFVVTRRICLGLQLRDAELVLHGRETGVIKRLPHGEYVEVHRPLDQAELHTLTAHKRPRELVEREP; encoded by the coding sequence GTGACCACCACTCCCGACCCCTCGCGGGGCGAACGCGTCGCCGACTGGTTCGACGGCCGCCTCGGCATCCACACCCTCGGCAAGCAGTATCTGCGCAAGGTGTTCCCGGACCACTGGTCGTTCCTGCTCGGCGAGATCTGCCTCTACAGCTTCGTGGTGCTGATCCTGACGGGCGTCTACCTCACCCTGTTCTTCCACCCGTCGATGAACGAGGTGACGTACCACGGGAGTTACGTCCCCCTGAACGGCATCCGCATGTCCGACGCCTACGCCTCGACGCTGCACCTCAGCTTCGACGTACGGGGCGGTCTGCTGGTCCGGCAGTTGCACCACTGGGCGGCGCTGGTGTTCATCGCCGCGATGCTGACGCACATGATGCGGCACTTCTTCACGGGTTCGTTCCGCAAGCCGCGCGAGCTCAACTGGCTGTTCGGCTGGACCCTGTTGTTCCTCGGCCTGTTCGAGGGCCTCTTCGGCTACTCGCTCCCGGACGACCTGCTGTCGGGCACGGGCATGCGCTTCGTGGACGGCGCGCTGCTGTCGGTGCCGATCGTCGGGACGTACCTGTCGATGTTCCTGTTCGGCGGCGAGTACCCCGGCCACGACATCGTGTCCCGCTTCTACTCACTTCATGTGCTGCTGATCCCCGGCATCATGGCGGCACTTGTGGTCGTCCACGTCCTCCTGGTCGTCTACCACAAGCACACCCAGTTCGCGGGCCCCGGCCGCACCGAACGCAACGTGGTGGGCGCCCCGTTCATGCCGGTCTACCTCGCGAAGGCGGGCGGCTTCTTCTTCCTGGTCTTCGGCGCCCTGACCGTCCTCGCGGCGGTGGCCTCCATCAACCCCGTCTGGTCGTACGGCCCTTACCGCGCCGACCAGGTCTCGACGGGCGCCCAGCCGGACTGGTACCTGGGCTTCGCGGAGGGCCTGGTCCGCGTGATGCCGGGCTGGGAAGTCACTTTCTGGGGCCACACGTTGGTGCTCGGCTTACTCATCCCCATCATCGTCTTCCCGCTCCTCCTGGTCCTCATCGGCGTGTACCCGTTCCTGGAGTCCTGGCGGACCGGCGACAAACGCGAACACCACCTCCTGGACCGCCCCCGCAACCGCCCCACCCGCACGGGCATCGGCGTCGCCTGGATCAGCCTCTACCTGATCCTCCTCGCCGGCGGCGGCAACGACATCGTGGCGACCCGGCTCCATCTGTCGATCAACACGGTGACGTGGGCGGTGCGGGTGGCGGTGTTCGTCGTACCGGCACTAGCTTTCGTCGTGACCCGTCGCATCTGCCTGGGTCTCCAACTCCGGGACGCGGAACTGGTGTTGCACGGCCGCGAGACGGGCGTGATCAAGCGGCTCCCGCACGGTGAGTACGTGGAGGTACACCGGCCACTCGACCAGGCCGAACTCCACACACTCACCGCGCACAAGCGGCCGAGGGAACTCGTGGAACGCGAGCCCTAG